A segment of the Mycobacterium intracellulare ATCC 13950 genome:
GTTGGCGTCGCCGTTCGACGTCGCCGACCGCACCATCGACGCCATGCTCGAGGCCGTGTCGGGCTGCTCCCAGATACCCAGGTAGGCGCGCACTACGCGGCAGCCCAGATCGTCGTCGTTGCGTGCGATCTCGGTCGTCAGCAGGTCAGCGGGCAGCACCAGCTTCAGCGATTCGCGAAACAATGCCGCCTTCGAGCCGAAGAGATAGAGAACCATCGAAGGATCAACTCGCGCATCGTCGGCGATCGCGCGCAGCGTCGTCTTGTCGTAGCCATGGGCGGCGAACTGCCGCTTCGCCGCGCGAAGGACCGCGTCGCGCGATACCGGCTCGCCCTGGCGTCTACCGCGCCGCTTCTGAATCCCAGACGGGGACACCGGTTCCCGGCCCACCCGGCTAGCCTTCGGCGTGCAGGAGCGGCCGCAGCCGGGCCGTCTTCTCCGGTGTCCACCCGGGCGGCGACATCACCGCCGCCCAGCCGTCGGCGACGTCGGCGACGTAACGGTGACCGTGCCCGTCGGGGACGTCCACCGCGACGGCCATGTCCGCCGACACCTGAAGGAAGGTGACGACCGGGATCCAGCGCGTCTGCGGCAACACGTCATAGCCGCGCCGCTCCCGCAACCAGTCGGGCTTGCTGAACACCAGGTCCGGGGTCCACCAGGCGATCGGGTCCGAGGCGTGCTGCAGATAGACCACCCGCGGGTGATCCCACGGATCCTTCGGGCGCGCCAGGTTGCCCGCGCGGGCCACGAAGCGGACGTAGCGGCCGTCGTCGTAGATCGGCAGCCATTCGGGGGACCCGGGGTCGCGTGTCGTGGTGAGGTCGGTCCAGATGGTGTTCTGGAACGTCGGCCCGCTGAACAGGGCGCCGTCGGTGCGGGCGAGCACGTTGTTCAGGCTCATGAACGACGCCTCGCCGCCGAACGAGCCGAGGCTCTCACCGAACACGACCAGCTTGGGGCGTTGGGCTTCCGGCATCTGGCGGATCAGCCGGTCGACGGCCTCGAACAGCGCCTGGCCGGCGTGCCGGGCGTTCTCCTTGTCCACCAGAAACGACAGCCAGCTCGGCAGGAACGAATACTGCATGCTGACGATCGCGGTGTTGCCGTTGTACATGTACTCGAGGGCGGTGGCCTCCGCCTCGTTGATCCAGCCGGTGCCGGTGGTGGTCGCGACCGCGACGACCGCGCGCCGCAGCCCGCCCGTGCGCTGCAGCTCGCGCGCGGCGAGTTCGGCGGTCGCGGTGATGCCGTCGGCGGAGTTCAGCCCCGCATAGGCCCGTATCGGTTCGGTCGCAGGGGCGCCGTTGAACGCGGTCAGATCGCCGACCTTGGGACCGCCCTCGACGAAGACGCGCCCTTGGTGGCCAAGGGATTCCCACGACACCAGCGACTCCGGTCCGCCGGAGCGCAGCGCGGTCTTCGGCGGCGCGCTGTCGGGGTTCATCTCGTTGTTGGCCGAGGCGAAGGTGTCGTTCATGGTGCGCATGGCGAACTTGAGCACGACGCCGTTGAGCACGGTGACGGTCAGGACCGCCAGCGTGACGACCACGATGGTCGCCGAGAGCCGAAACGGCACGAACCGGTCGACCTGACCGACCAGGAAGCGGACCAACCAGCGGGTGAACTGGCCGATTTCGACCACCGTGAACAGCACCACCAGCGAGAGGACTCCCGATAGCGGGTAGTCGTACCACTCCAAATGTGGCACGCCCATCAGGTCGCGCACGTCGTCCTGCCACACGTGGAACCAGATCGCCATCAGTACCTGGCCGACCACACCGATCGGGATCAGCACCTTCCAGGCCCAGCGTGGCGGCGGCGGGCTGTGATCCTTTTCCCGCATGAACCGCACCAACCAGACCGAAAAGACGCCCAGCCCATAGCCGATGGCGCCGGAGAGCCCGCTGACGAGTCCCTGGAACAACGGGCCGCGCGGCAGCAGCGAGGGCGTCAGCGAAAGCCAGATGAAGACCAGGCCGACCGTGGTGCCGGTGAATGTGTAATGCCGCACCCACCAAGGCTTTTCGGTCCACGGCAGAGTGGGGGCGGCGCGCCCGGCCCGCGGGGCGGGCGGGGCCTGTGAAACGGCGACCGCGGATTCCTCGACGTCGTCCGCCGGCTTGTCGCCGGTGTCGACGTTGGTCGCGGAGCCGGGTTCGCTCATGGTGCGTCCTAGCGGTGGGTGAAGTTCGGCGCGCGCTTCTCGACGAAGGCCGCCATCCCCTCGGATTGGTCCTCGGTCGCGAAAGTGGAGTGGAACAGCCGGCGTTCGTAGAGCAGCCCCTCGGCCAGCGTGGATTCGAACGCGCGGTTGACGGCCTCTTTGGCCATCCGCGACGCCGACCGCGACATCTGGGAAATGGTGGTCGCGACTTTCTTCGCCTCGGTCAGTAGGTCGTCGGCGGGCACCACGCGCGAAACCAGCCCGCTCCGTTCGGCCTCCGCGGCGTCGATGGTGCGCCCGGTCAGGATGAGGTCCATGGCCTTGGCCTTGCCGATGGCGCGGGTCAGGCGCTGCGAGCCGCCCATGCCGGGCAGCACACCGAGTTTGATCTCGGGCTGGCCGAATTTCGCTGTGTCGGCGGCGATCAGCACGTCGCACATCATGGCCAGCTCGCAGCCGCCACCGAGCGCGTGCCCGGCCACCGCGGCGATCGTCGGGGTGCGGACCTCGGCGAGTCTGCCCCAGGGGGCGAAGAAGTCGGCGCCGAAGGCGTCGGCGAACGTCAGCTCGGCCATCTCCTTGATGTCGGCGCCGGCGGCGAACGCTTTGGCCGAGCCGGTGATGATGATCGCGCCGATGCCGGGGTCGTCGTCGAAATCCGCTGCCGCACTGGTGACCTCGTTCATCACCTGGGTGTTCAGCGCGTTGAGGGCCTTCGGCCGGTTCAGGGTGATGATGCCGACGCGCTCCTCGCGCTCGACGAGGATGGTCTCGTACTGCGTGTCTGTCATCTGGGCCGCCTTTCTAGAAACTCAGGTCGTCGTCGACCGGGGTGAAATACGCCTCGACATCGGCCGCCGTGACGGCGGCCAGCTGCGCCGGCGACCACTTGGGATTGCGATCCTTGTCGATCAGCTGCGCGCGAATTCCCTCGACCAGGTCGTGTGAGCGCAGCGACGCCGAGGACACCCGATAGTCCTGAACGAGAACGTCTTTGAGCGTTTCCAATTCGGCCGCGCGGCGTACCGCCTCCAGCGTCACCGACAACGCGATGGGGGAGCGGGTGGCGATCAGGTTGGCGGCGTCGTTCGCCGGGCCCGCGCCGTGGCCCGCGAGGGCCGCGACGATGTCCTCGACCGTGTCGCGCGCGAAGCAGTCGTCGATCCAATCGCGTTGTGCGGCAAGTTCACTCGGTGGCGGTTCGACGGTGTATTTGGCGAGCGCGTTCTCGACTCCGTCCCCGACGATCGCCCGACGGAACGCCTCGATGTCGGCGTGCGGCACGTAGTGGTCGGCGAAGCCCATGGCGATGGCGTCGGCTCCCGAGAACGGCGCCCCGGTCAGCGCGGCGTGCAGGCCCAGGCCGCCGGGCGCGCGCGACAGCAGGTAAACCCCGCCGACGTCGGGGATGAAGCCGATTCCGACCTCGGGCATGGCGATCTTGGAGGTGTCGGTCACCACCCGGGTGTTCGCGTGCGCGCTGACGCCCACACCGCCACCCATCACGATGCCGTCCATCACCGCGACGTATGGCTTGGCGAAGTCGGCGATCTGGGCGTTGAGCAGATATTCGTCGCGCCAGAAGCGTCGCGCCTCCGCCCCGTCCTTGCGCGCGCTGTGGTAGATCGAGACCACGTCGCCGCCCGCGCACAGTCCGCGTTCACCGGCGCCGGAGAGCACCACCGCGCGCACCGCCTCGTCGCCGGCCCAGCCGGTGAGGATGGCGGTCAGATCGTCCACCATCCGTTGGTTCAGCGAGTTGATCGCCTTGGGCCGGTTGAGCGTGATCAAGCCGACGCTTCCGTCAACCTCGGTGAGAACCTCATCGGATCCGTCGGTCACGCCTTAGCCTCCCTCGCGCCGGTCCAGCCTCGAGGAAGAAATCTAGATCGTCACGACCGGCGCGGTATGCGCGGGTAAGGGTTATGTTTAACGCGACGACAACGGCTTAAGCCTTCCAAGGCTCGAGAACTCCGCAAAATGCCCAGCTCGGCTGGGAACCTGGGTGGACCGCTGATCGTTGAGATGGTGTTCGCACAGCTCGAAGCCAACAAGAGAGGATCCGACGGTGCGGGAGACAAGCAACCCGGTATTTCGTTCGCTGCCTAAGCAGAGGGGCGGATACGCGCAATTCGGCACTGGCGCGGCCCCGATGCAGGGCTACCAGGCCGACCCCTATGCGGCTCCCTACCAGGCCCCGTACCAGGAGGCCCGGCCTTCGCGCCCCCTGACCATCGACGACGTCGTCACCAAGACCGGCATCACGCTGGCCGTGCTGGCGGCCTCCGCCGTCGTCTCCTACTTCTTGGTGGTCTCGAACCTCGCGCTGGCGATGCCGCTGACCCTGATCGGCGCGCTCGGCGGCCTGGGCCTGGTGCTGGTCGCGACCTTCGGTCGCAAGCAGGACAGCCCGGCGATCGTGCTCAGCTACGCCGTACTCGAGGGTCTGTTCCTGGGAGCGCTTTCGTTCGTCTTCGCCCACTTCTCGGTGTCGAACGCCAACGCCGGCGTGTTGATCGGGGAGGCCGTCATGGGCACCTTCGGGGTGTTCTTCGGCATGCTGGTCGTCTACAAGACCGGCGCCATCCGGGTCACGCCCAAGTTCACCCGCATGGTGGTCGCCGCCCTGTTCGGCGTGCTGGCCCTGATGCTCGGCAACTTCGTGCTGGCCATGTTCGGTGTCGGCGGCGGCGCGGGCCTGGGCCTGCGCAGCGGCGGCCCACTCGCGATCATCTTCTCGCTGGTGTGCATCGGCATCGCGGCGTTCAGCTTCCTGATCGACTTCGACGCGGCCGACCAGATGGTCCGCGCCGGTGCGCCGGAGAAGGCGGCATGGGGCATCGCGCTGGGCCTGACCGTGACGCTGGTCTGGCTGTACATCGAGATCCTGCGCCTGCTCAGCTATCTACAAAACGATTAGCTCTGCCACACGAAAACCGGCACGCCGATGGGCGTGCCGGTTTTTTGTCTGCGGTCCTCGTGCACTGCCGTTGAGTGTGAAGCGCCGGCGTCGAGAGTGAACCAGCGGTGCGCTGGCTCGGCTTGGGCTCAAGGGGTGATTGCAACACTTCGTAGTTAGGGGTGTTGATGACGGGTGAGCCTCAGCTGTTGGCGGTGCAGCGTCGGTATTGGGAATTGATCGCGGCGGGGTTGTCGTCGGAGGATGCCGGGGGTGCGGTCGGCGTGTCGGCGACGTGCGGGAGCAAGTGGTTTCGCAGATTTGGTGGCGTGAATCCACGATGGGTTGTCCCTGAGGGGCAGAAACGGCCGCGGCTGTCTGCGGATGAGCGCGAACAGATCATGATCGGCGCGGCTCAAGGCGAGTCGATCCGCTCGATGGCACGTCGGTTGGGCCGGGCCCCTTCGACGATCATGCGCGAGATCGCCCACAACGGCGTGATGCGAGGGTATGTGGGCCGGTATCGCGCCCGGTATCGCTTCGGAGCCCGCCGGGCCGGCTGGGACGCGAAATCAGGCTATTCGGCGCGGATTGCTCAGCTGCGCAGTGAGCAGCGAGCGCGCCGGCCTAAGACCGGCAAGCTGGGTCGCTGCCCGGTCTTGCGCACCGAGGTGCAAGCGTGGTTAGCCAAGAAGTACAGCCCCGAGCAGATCGCTTCGGTGTTGGCCAAGACTTATCCCGATCGCCCGGAGATGCAGGTGTCCCACGAAACCATCTACAAGGCGCTCTACGTGCAAGGACGCGGGGAACTGCGCCGCGAGTTGACCAAGTGTTTGCGGACCGGGCGGGCCTTACGCAAGCCACGTGCCAGGGTCGGCGCCCGCACTGGCTGTGGCCGCATCCCGGGCATGGTCAACATCAGCGAGCGGCCCGCCGAGGCTGCTGACCGCGCGGTGCCCGGGCACTGGGAGGGCGATCTGATCCTGGGCAAAAACCAGCATTCCCAGATCGGCACCCTGGTGGAACGCTCCACCGGATTCGTGCAACTGCTGCACCTGCCCGCCCGGCGCGATCCCGACACGGTGGCTGAGGCGATGATCACCACCATCAAAACCCTGCCTGAAGCGCTGCGCCGCTCGCTGACCTGGGATCAAGGCCACGAGATGCTGCGCCATGCCCGCATCAGTATCGACGCCGGCATCGACATCTACTTCTGCGATCCGCACTCACCCTGGCAGCGTGGCAGCAACGAGAACACCAATGGCCTTCTGCGCCAATACTTCCCGAAAGGCACCGACTTATCCGTGCACTCGGTGGACTACCTCGCCGAGGTTGCCGCCGAACTCAACGAACGCCCACGTAAACGCTTCGGTTGGGACAGCCCCGCCCAGGTCCTCAACCGGCTACTGTCAACTCCGACAGGAACCACTGTTGCAACCAAACCTTGAAACCGCCCGGCGTGTCGCCGCCCAGGCTTCACACTCAAAGCCCGGGTTTCACACGCAAAGCCGGGACGCACCCAACGACGAGCGGCTCAGCTGAGCCGCTCGATCACCATCGCCATGCCCTGCCCGCCGCCGACGCACATGGTCTCCAGGCCGAACGTCTTGTCGTGCGTCTGCAGGTTGTTGAGCAGCGTGGTGGCGATGCGGGCACCGGTCATGCCGAACGGGTGGCCCAGCGCGATCGCCCCGCCGGACACGTTCAGCTTGTCCTCGTCGATGCCCAGCTCGCGGGCCGAGCCCAGCACCTGGACGGCGAACGCCTCGTTGATCTCGAACAGGTCGATGTCGCTGACCGACAGCTTGGCCCGCGCCAGCGCCTTCTTGGTCGCCTCGATCGGGCCCAGGCCCATGATCTCCGGGGAGAGGCCGCTGACCCCGGTGGACACGATCCGCGCCAGCGGCGTCAGGCCGAGCTCCTTGGCCTTGGTGTCGCTGGTGATCACCACCGCGGCCGCGCCGTCGTTCAGCGGGCACGCGTTGCCCGCGGTCACCGTGCCGTTGGGCCGGAACACCGGCTTGAGCTGGCTGATCTTCTCGTAGGTGGTGCCGGGGCGGGGGCCGTCGTCGGTGCTCACCGTGGTGCCGTCGGGCAGGGTCACCGGGGTGATCTCCCGCTCGAAGAACCCGCTCTTGATCGCCTCCTCGGCGCGGTTCTGGCTGCGCACTCCCCAGTGGTCCTGGTCTTCGCGGCTGATGCCGGTCAGCAAGGCGACGTTCTCGGCGGTCTGCCCCATCGCGATGTACACGTCGGGCAGGTTGCCGTCGGCGCGGGGATCGTGCCACTCGTCGGCACCTTCGGCCGCGGCGGCCGAGCGCTCCTGAGCCTCACCGAACAGCGAGTTCTTGGTGTCCGGCCACGAGTCGGCGCTGCCCTTGGCGAACCGCGACACGGTTTCCACACCCGCCGAGATGAACGCGTCGCCCTCACCGGCCTTGATCGCGTGGAACGCCATCCGGGAGGTCTGCAGCGACGACGAGCAGTACCGGTTGACGGTGGTGCCCGGCAGGAAGTCGAAGCCGAGTTCGACGGCGATGACTCGCGCCAGGTTGTATCCGGATTCGCCGGCGGGCTGCCCGCAGCCCAGGATCAGGTCGTCGATCTGGTGCGGGTTCAGGGCGGGCACCTTGTCCAGCGCGGCCTTCACGATCTGAACGGTCAGGTCGTCGGGGCGCATGTTGACCAGCGACCCCTTCATCGCGCGGCCGATCGGCGAGCGAGCAGTTGAGACAATGACGGCTTCAGGCATGGTGGTTCCCTTCAGATCCCTGCAGATCCCACAGATGGGGCTGGCTCGCTTCATCATCGGGCGGTGGGCCCACGCCGACGGGCGAAGACAAATCTAGTCGCTGCCAACCTCGGGGCACGAAGACGGGGCAGGTCCGGGTGCCGGGCGCCGCCACAGCCGCGACATCACGCTGGCCCGCGTGTGGCGCTGCCCCAGGACCGGCTCCGCCGGCGGCACCGGTGGACTCAGCGGCGGGCGCTCCACCTTCTCGCCCAGCGCGTCGCACAGGGCCAGCAGCAGCGCGTCGGCGGCCAGCGCATAGGCGGGCGCCGACGGGTGGTAGCCGTCGGCGGAGAACATCGCGTCGGGCGTGGCCCGGAACTGCGGCGCCATCAGCTGCGCCAGCGGAACCGGCACGCCGCCGGCCGAGCGGACCGCCGCGGTCTGGGCGCGGGCGAGTTGCAGGCAACGCTCGTGCGCGAGCGACCGCAGCGGCTGCGGAATCGCGCTGATGAAGCCCAGATCCGGGCAGGTGCCGACGATCACCACGGCGCCCCGGGCGCGCAGCCTGCGGACGACCAACCCCAGCCGTTGCGCCGACTGGCTCACCCCGTTGAGCGCGGTGACGTCGTTCGCGCCGACCATGACCACCGCCACGTCCGGCGGGGGGCCCGCCACGAACATGGCGTCGACTTGGCCGCACAAGCCCTTCGAGGTGGCGCCCACAATGGCCTTGGTGCTCAGCCGGATTCGCTTGCCGGTCTGCTCGGCCAGGCCGCGCGCGATCCGCACCCCCGGCACCTCGTCGGCACTCATGCATCCGTATCCGGCGGCGGTCGAATCGCCGAAGATCATCAGGTGCAGGTCGGCCGCCATCCCGCGGCGCCACCGCTCCACGGGCCCACCGCCGCGCGTGTACACGCCGTCGGCGCGGGGCGGGATGTCCCATGCCTTGGGGATGACGGTGCGCGCGTGGGACGCCTGGCCGACCAACAGACTGCGTGCCCCCAGGTAGGCGGTTCCTGTCGAGGCCAGCGCGCCCGCTGTGGCCAGGGCGATCGCCGACCGGCGTGGCACCCGAATGGTCACGCACTCAAGTTTAGGGCCGCTGCGGAGTTTGCGCGGCCGGTGGGAAAAAACGAACTGATCACGGTGCGAAGCAAAACTGGTATCAACTCAGAGATTTCATACGTTGCACTAAGCGATGGCTGTCAAGCTGAGAACAAGGGGATGGCTGAGCGCTTTGGCAAACGGTCGAACCAGACGCTCAACAGCCTCGTCACATGCTGTATCGCACTACAACGGCGTAGGAAGTGTTGAGCATGACCGCACCTAGCAAGGTATCGGGGTCGCCTGAGGCCACCGTTCGTGCCCATGATGTCCTCAAAGCCCGGCGCGCCCAGACGCGCAAGTTCGCGATCAGCGACGGCGCGCCCGTCGAGGTCCTCGAATCCGGCCCCAGCGTTGCTGCGCGATTGGCCAACCTGACGTCACGGCTGACGATCCGACCGATTCTGACCGTCGGCAGCCACGTCCCCAACCTGCCGTGGCCGTGGGGCCTCATCGACCTCACCGCCCGGGTGCTGATCCCGGCGTCGGCCACCGTCCGCGAGACGGTGAAGTTGCCGCACGCCTCGGCGCAGCTGGTGCGCGCGCCCGGCGTGCTTCCCGCCGACGGCAGCCGCCGCGTGGTCGTCTACCTCCACGGCGGCGCGTTTTTGACCTGCGGGGCAAACTCGCACGGCCGGCTCGTCGAAGCCCTCTCCAAGTTCGCCGACGCGCCCATCTTGGTGGTCAATTACCGTCTGCTGCCCAAGAATTCGGTGGGCATGGCGATCGAGGATTGTCACGACGCCTACCGATGGCTGCGGCTGCGCGGCTACCAACCCGACCAGATCGTGCTGGCGGGCGATTCCGCGGGCGGCTACCTGGCGCTCACGCTCGCGCAACGCCTGCAGGAGGAAGGCGAGGAGCCCGCGGCGCTCGTGGCGATCTCGCCGCTGCTGCAGCTGGCGAAGGAACCCAAGCAGGCCCACCCCAACATCGACACCGACGCGATGTTCTCCGCCGGGGCGTTCGACGCCCTCGCCGAGCTGGTTGCCGCCGCGGCCGGAAAGAACAAGGTCGACGGCAAAGCCGAGGAGATCTACGAGCCGCTGGAACACATCAAGCCGGGCCTGCCGCGCACCCTGATTCACGTCTCGGGCTCCGAGGTGTTGCTGCACGACGCGCGGTTGGCGGCGAGCCGGCTGGCCGCAGTCGGCACCCCGGCCGAGGTGCGGGTGTGGCCCGGCCAGATCCACGACTTCCAGCTGGCCGCGCCGATGGTGCCGGAGGCCGTGCGCTCGCTGCGCCAGATCGGCGACTACATCCGCGAGGCCACCGAGTAGCGCGCCGCCCGAAACCGCCTGAGACGATGTGACGCATGCGGATCGCGCAGCACATCAGTGACCTCATCGGCGGCACGCCGCTGGTGCGCCTGAACTCCGTCGTTCCCGACGGTGCCGGCATCGTGGCGGCCAAGGTCGAATACCTCAACCCCGGCGGCAGCTCGAAGGACCGGATCGCGGTCAAGATGATCGACGCCGCCGAAGCCAGCGGACAGCTGCGGCCCGGCGGCACGATCGTCGAACCCACGTCGGGCAACACCGGCGTCGGGCTGGCGTTGGTCGCCCAGCACCGCGGGTACAAGTGTGTGTTCGTCTGCCCGGACAAGGTCAGCGAGGACAAGCGCAACGTGCTGATCGCGTACGGCGCCGAGGTGGTCGTGTGCCCGACGGCCGTGCCCCCCGACCACCCGGACAGCTACTACAGCGTCTCCGACCGGCTGGTCACCGAAATCGAGGGCGCGTGGAAACCGGACCAGTACGCCAACCCGGAAGGCCCGGCCAGCCACTACGCCACCACCGGCCCGGAGATCTGGGCCGACACCGACGGCAAGGTCACCCACTTCGTCGCCGGCATCGGCACCGGCGGCACGATCACCGGCGCCGGCCGCTACCTCAAGGAGATATCGAACGGGGCCGTGCGCATCATCGGCGCCGACCCCGAGGGCTCGGTGTATTCGGGCGGCACCGGCCGGCCCTATCTGGTGGAGGGCGTCGGCGAGGACTTCTGGCCGCAGGCCTATGACCGCACGGTGCCCGACGAGATCATCGCGGTGTCCGACTCCGACTCGTTCGACATGACCCGGCGCCTGGCCCGCGAGGAGGCGATGCTGGTCGGCGGGTCGTGCGGGATGGCGGTGGTCGCCGCGCTGCGCGTCGCCGAGCAAGCCGGACCCGACGCGCTCGTCGTGGTCCTGCTGCCCGACGGCGGCCGGGGCTACATGTCGAAGATCTTCAACGACGCCTGGATGTCGTCGTACGGGTTCCTGCGCAGCCGGCTCGACGGGTCCACCGAGCAGTCCAGGGTCGGCGACGTGTTGCGCCGCAAGTCCGGTGCGCTGCCCGACCTGGTGCACACCCACCCGTCGGAGACGGTGCGCGACGCCATCGGCATCCTGCGCGAGTACGGGGTGTCCCAGATGCCGGTGGTCGGCGCCGAGCCGCCGGTGATGGCGGGGGAGGTCGCCGGCAGCGTCTCCGAACGCGAATTGCTGTCGGCGGTGTTCGAGGGCCGGGCGAAACTGGCCGACGCGGTCGCCCAGCACATGAGCCCGCCGCTGCCGATGATCGGCGCGGGTGAGCTGATCAGCGCGGCGGGCACGGCCTTGCGGGACTGGGACGCGTTGATGGTGGTCGAGGAGGGCAAACCGGTCGGCGTGATCACCCGTTATGACCTGCTGGGCTTCCTCTCCGAGGGGCCCCGTGGACTGAGCGGACGCCGGTAGTTCGCCGCGCTCGGCGGGTGATGCGCGTCTCGCCCGTCCGTGAAACGCTCAGGTACGGTAATTCGGCTAATCCAGCGAGATGTCCAGCTGTTCCGCAGTGGAAGGTTGCCCATGACCGATCAACCGCCGACCGGCGGCGCCTACCCGCCGCCCCCCTCGTCGCCCGGCCCATCCGGTGGGCAGCAGCCGCCGTCCGGCGGTCAGGAGTTCCCGCCGCCTCCGTCGGCGCCCGGCGGCGGTTCCTACCCCCCGCCGCCACCGCCACCCGGCGGGTCCTACCCGCCACCGCCGCCGTCGTCCGGGGGCTACGCGCCGCCGCCGCCGGGACCGGCGATCCGGACCCTGCCGACGCAGGAGTACACGCCGTGGCTCACCCGCGCGCTGGCGTTCGTCATCGACATCCTCCCGTACGTCGTCGTGCACGGCATCGGCACCGCGATCCTGCTCGCCACGCAGCAGACGGCCTGCATCACCGACGTCACCCAGTACGCCGTCAACCAGTACTGCGCCACCCAGAATTCGACCCTGGGCATGGTGGCGCAGTGGTTGGCGTCGATCGTCGGGCTGTTC
Coding sequences within it:
- a CDS encoding RDD family protein, yielding MTDQPPTGGAYPPPPSSPGPSGGQQPPSGGQEFPPPPSAPGGGSYPPPPPPPGGSYPPPPPSSGGYAPPPPGPAIRTLPTQEYTPWLTRALAFVIDILPYVVVHGIGTAILLATQQTACITDVTQYAVNQYCATQNSTLGMVAQWLASIVGLFYLIWNYGYQQGTTGSSVGKSVMKFKVVSEITGQPLGFGLSVVRALAHFVDAIICFIGFLFPLWDSKRQTLADKIMTTVCLPIDGTERPPVT
- a CDS encoding cystathionine beta-synthase yields the protein MRIAQHISDLIGGTPLVRLNSVVPDGAGIVAAKVEYLNPGGSSKDRIAVKMIDAAEASGQLRPGGTIVEPTSGNTGVGLALVAQHRGYKCVFVCPDKVSEDKRNVLIAYGAEVVVCPTAVPPDHPDSYYSVSDRLVTEIEGAWKPDQYANPEGPASHYATTGPEIWADTDGKVTHFVAGIGTGGTITGAGRYLKEISNGAVRIIGADPEGSVYSGGTGRPYLVEGVGEDFWPQAYDRTVPDEIIAVSDSDSFDMTRRLAREEAMLVGGSCGMAVVAALRVAEQAGPDALVVVLLPDGGRGYMSKIFNDAWMSSYGFLRSRLDGSTEQSRVGDVLRRKSGALPDLVHTHPSETVRDAIGILREYGVSQMPVVGAEPPVMAGEVAGSVSERELLSAVFEGRAKLADAVAQHMSPPLPMIGAGELISAAGTALRDWDALMVVEEGKPVGVITRYDLLGFLSEGPRGLSGRR